The Aedes albopictus strain Foshan chromosome 2, AalbF5, whole genome shotgun sequence region atttatttattgaaaggccatttACTAttgaccaaatacagcatatgttttgaaaataattgtcctttatcctcctctgctgatcgcttatgtgtcgtcaGTCCATTTCGTCgagcacgcacgccatttcattgatatttcgtctcatttcaacgagtaataattttaagttgaaacaaattgagTAGGTCCTCAACATTGCTAGTAGCAGGTATGAccagaagataaaaaatatcagaCTATGGGccgaatttcttaccatatcatcattaAAGTTGTATTGTTTTAGCTTTAATACATCATTTTGGTACCATACTTGggttaaaaactcaaaattttacatcatggactctatttagctactgtaaaatgaaaaaaaattcgATCATTTTTctcgcgtgccggagcaaacgaatttcagaaaacggaagagTACTGCTAggattataaaaacaaatagaaaataacgttaTTTTAAACCATATGcgttatttaatcagtattatgtggcccttcaatacatacattcgttttgaaaatatatgaatcacagatgtgaaatgaaattatattttgtaaatttgtattttgtatgagaatttattggacacggtgtaaatcgtttttttttattgcacgcttctaagctgagaaaatagcaaatgagtgtaactctttgcaagtaagtgttcccatccctatggaaatttcactggaattcctccaggaattctttaccaataataaaaaaaagatctGGATTGCTACAGGAATCATTTAAGAAATTACGAgatgaatacccggaggaacttctggagaatctctcttgaggaattactgcataaaataactgaaggaatctatgatgaaacttctaaaggaatcgcaaGAGGAACTCCTCTTCAATTTAttaagtaatttcagtaggaattgattttttttgtaggaatttcttgagaaatttgtagCTGAATTTCTAGAAGTGAAAGGCTATTAATATGACatgcgttgctactagaaaccgagaTCACTTCTACTTCTCCACGACTTTCACGgggaggagtttttgttagtggggagggggaaaAGTCACAAgctctggattcactttggtaagtaatgTGACGCATGCAACAGCTTTTCTTGGACAGATCTATCGTAAATTCTGGTATTCTTTTTCTGTCCACAAGTTGTTTGGCCGATTAGCAGCCCAGATATCAATTATGAGGCATCTAACCCCAGCAAATGATTTCATAACACATTTATGAGCTGTATTCTGAAGATAGGCTCCATATTCCCCTCCGAGTGGAGAATTCTAAATTTCCTTCGGTCCCttcggcatagagtatcttcgtgtctgcctcACGATATACACCTTGAAATAGCTATTGGCACAAAAAGCTCTgcaaagtgctcatagaactttaagctgagaagcaggctttattctCACTGGGACGttaccaaaaagaagaagaatgtttAGATCACGAGCTGATGGCAATATTCCCTATGAAATTAATGAAGTAGTTATGCTCACGTCAGAACTGTTTCTAAATAGAACTCGACAGATGCAGTCAATTTTCCGAAACAATGCCATCCATCAATATAATGCATTAGGCCCCACCTAGAAGCTAGCCCCGACCCGACAATTGCATCAATCAAGTGAACTCAAAGTAAGCAAACCGCACGTCTTCATGAGTCAATTTCAAACTCACAGTCATCGTTACGATCGAAGTTCATGGCTCATTAGATATTCTAATTTTGTTTTGTTCTACGGAGCACTACAAAAAAAGTCCGTCGGAATACAATAAAAAGGCTATGAACTTTGCCATCACGACGCGCGTAAAGCCCAAACGAACCCACATTTCCATATAGTGTCGGATCGATTGAACATGCAAACGCCAAGGCCAGTCTATTCTCACCGAAGTAAATAAGTCGATGTTTACGTTCAAGTGACAGGGCAAAAGGGAATCTCTTTCGGTTTCGAAACACGCACGCTCGAAATTCAAATCAACCATTAATTCCATTTATCAGACAAACTGTCGACATGGCCAGGCATAGTTCGTCATCGTCACGATCGCTGATGTGCTGACTGACTACGGCTCGGAGTTGATCAAGTCTATTTTTGTTCTGGCCCGACAGATCAGTAGTAGGCAGCCTAAAATAATGACCCCAAGCAACGACAATGCATAGCACACTCATATTGCACCGCGCCAACTAACAAGCAACAGCCAGACaaccagccagccaaccagcGGGAGCACAAATGGAATTGAGTGATTtaaataaaacttaatttagaggATTATTGCTCCGGTCCGGACCTTGGCATCGCGTTGCCAACAAACAACGGCTGTGCACACATCGAGAACAGCTGTCCGACGGAGAACGGTTGAAGTCTTGTCTGATCTTTGAAATCTGCACGGAAATGTTTAGATATTAAACAAATAGTTTGTATTGATCAAacatcatttttgcctttctcgtacaccaaggtgtaccgaaaggctatatgttcactccaaaaacgaaaatttgatagagctcccggagaggtcaagtgttatataccaatcgactcagctcgacgagttgagatgatgtctgtgtgtatgtatgtgtgtgtgtgtgtgtgtgtgtgtgtgtgtgtgtgtgtatgtgtataaaaaggtcacctcatttttagatagtaaatatgaaccgatttcaacgaccgatggttcattcgacggggtacattgtcccattgttttctattgaaaatggttcagatcggtccagccgttccggagttatggccatttaggtgttccggaccggtactccaggaaggggccagatatgaaaatgcaacaaacccatgcatgcgacccatcaaaccacggcattttcgattatctgatgaacgggaagtaggaaaatagtctctgactatatctgaaccggtagtgttccggaaccggttccgggtgtcccgccggaagtggccaaataagaaagtgaacataacccatgcatgcgacacgtcaaatagcggctttttcgataaccagttgaatggtaagcaggaaaatagttttagatcatatttgaaccggtagtgttccggaaccagttccggatatcctgccggaagtggccaattaaaaaagtgaaccaaacccaggcatgcgacacatcaaagagcggctttttcgataaccagatgaacggtaagcaggaaaatagttccaAACCCCGtttgaacaggtagtgttccggaaccggttccggatgtcctgccggaagtggccaattaaaaaagcgaaccaaacccaggcatgcgacacatcaaagagcgactttctcgataatcagatgaaccgtaagcaggaaaatagtttcagactatatctgaaccggttgtgttccggaaccggttccacctGTCGGTGTCCGGTGTCCACCTGTGTATTCATGTAGACTTAAGTCAgatgaattaaataaataaataaataaataagatgaacggtaagcaggaaaatagtttcagaccatgtttgaaccggtagtgttccggaaccggttccgaatgtcctgccggaagtggccaattaaaaaagtgtaccaaacccaggtaCGCGACACATCAACGAGCGGCtgcttcgataaccagatgaacggtaagcagtaaaatagtttcagaccatgtttgaaccggttgtgttccggaaccggttccagatgtcctgccggaagtggccaattaaaaaagtgtaccaaacctaggcatgtGACATTAGAGTGagccatcgtttatatggaaaaatgaaaaattcaatggaatcccatcagatcaaagcttttttgatcccatttcaggacccaaataagtgtgcaaaatttgggcacgatcggttatgtctacgttttgcgcatcgcgtttgaagtttggggttttacatgggaaaacacacgtttttgcatttctctcataagaaGCTCGAATCTGtccaaaaccatgtaaccgataaagtggaaacatagcctagagtgtcctgaaaaactttgtcgaagaccgcgaagtaagctgatgcttatgaaaagagttatagcgttggcattacttggcgaaacagcatgattttgttgctattgttattcctttacatgttaaaacataaacacatgcatgcgaatcgttggttataactattttcacaagcatcggatcgctttgcagtcatcaacaaagtttttcagaacactctaggctatcattttacagtatcggttaaaaagtttcagacaaactttttcaacttataacaaaaatgtaaaaaagtatgttttcccatacaaaatcccattcaaatttcaattgcaatgcgcaaagtgtagacgcaaccgattgtGCCAAAATTTTACACAGATACTCAGGGCCCGAAACGGAattaaaaaagctttgatctaagaaagtggttccgatgacccacactaatgcgacacatcaaagagcggctttttcgataatcagatgaaccgtaagcaggaaaatagtttcagactatatctgaaccggttgtgttccggaaccggttccacctgtcccgctggaagtggtcaattaaaaaagtgaaccaaacccatgcatgcgacacatcaaagagcggctttttcgataaccagatgaacggtaagcaaggaaagtgtttcagaccatatctgaacttattgtattccggaaccggttccggatgtcctgccggaagaggccaattaaaaaagtgaaccaaacccaggcatgtgacacatcaaagagcggctttttcgttaaccagatgaacggtaagcaagaaaaaagttttagaccatatctgaactaattgtattccggaaccgcttccggatgtcctgccggaagtggccaattaaaaaggtgaaccaaaaccaggcatgtgacacatctaagagcggctttttcgataaccagataaacggtaagcaggaaaatagtttcataccgtatctaaaccggttgtgttccggaaccggttccaggtgtcccgtcggaagtgaccaattaaaaaactaaaccaaacccatgcatgcgaaacatcaaatcatcaaaaatgtttgttaaccagataaacgggcagcaagaaaatagtctctgaccacacttaagataaccggcagtgttgcagaatcaggattggatccattgctgaaattacgcaggtgaacaaaatcgatgcaagcgattaatatgtgtaaaagaacaaaatcttgataaaaatttaagcgatcttgtcaaattacaccattttagattcctggggcgtcattatacagtaggatggatcaacgttgtatggaaaaaattaaattttatagcaccaatccccttttgcatctaaaattactgcgaacaattttgatgcaactggttgagcccacgcgctctgtaacacggttgaaatttgaatgggctttaatatgggaaatttcgcttgcttgcactttttttgtcaaattttacatgaatcctataactaatgataataaaatataggctaaagtacgcagaaaaaaaattgccgaaatgtcttgataatgatcggcatccagtgctagtgaaggcggtcaatcagtcaactgagagatttgatatttttcagctcggcctatacgtttaacatagcgtcggaatatgagccatcaataagtttccaaattaaaTTAtgcctttgataaaattcttgcttttctgaataaggctgacacaaatttcgattttctcttaagtccacaggggtccccccttggaaattttggtcggaattcaacattttgaagaagggcacaaataaataaatcaataaatttttcaaattaaaagtgaaattagagtcttccagaagtttttttttatcaaaaccgatgagttaaacGGTTTTGCTaagttttttaagatttttttcattaagtaaatttattatttatcaactccaccccgcattgacgagtcaacgagcactataacaaaagaagaaaatgagatttattccgttctagtgtattctcaggattcaggaacacttcggcttatggccggaaaaatgttgagtacatattcgacgagaaaggcactatcaccactaggtggattaatctgggtttttcattATTTAGTAAAAGATAAAACTGAATAAAATCTCCAAATCTGTCAAATCTCTTCCTCCCACCATACACGCTGCCCTTGAGGCCTTCTTATACCATCCGAATCTCTTGTGGCACGAATTTGGCAGAATTTTTGTCCAGGTCTCGTggccgtagagaaccaccggcctTATCAGTGTCTTGTACATGATGAATTTGGtgcgggtgaatctttttagaccgtaaGTTCTTCTGGAGTCTGTAGTTGGCGCGACTTCGACTAATGAAGCACATTCGTATTTCACGTCAGAAGTTGTTATCTGCGgtcaataaggatccgaggtaggtgAAGTCTACTTCGAAGgtttccccgtctatcgtaacattacagcCATGGCTTGTACTGTCTCACTCAGATCCATCTTCCAATATGTACATTTGTTGAAGCCACATTCACCAAATTGTTCTGCTTCACGTGTGAATGGCACTAAGTCCAGATTATCTTAAAATTAAACAGATCTATAATAATTAAAACTAGTTTTGGACATGTTAAAATGAAATACACTAGATACGTCGTTAAAATGTCTAATACAAGAGTCCAACAAATTATTGTAACCGTAATTTGTCCTGTGTTGCAGTGACGGTGGACAGAAAGGATTTTCGGACCCTTTTTTAGCACACCCGGTATTTCTGGGATAATACTTTAAGCTGCGGAAGTGTATTTCAATAAGTTTTGAACATATTTTACGCATTATTTCAATAATTACTTACGTTTTAATTCCTTTTAATTTGTTCCCCTAACTGTCTGTCTGTCCGCAATAGTTTTTTAAATATAGGATTAAACTGTTAAGGTAATTAGtagtttaagttatttttattaCAATTATAAACTGGGTATAGTTCTTAAGTACTTACTCTGAATCAAATTCAACAAATGCGAGAAAAAACGTATTTTACAATTAAGATAATTTCTGCCAAATCACGGTGCAATTCAATTCGTTTCTGATCGTCGTTTTGTTTTGATCACCTACCGTTCTCAGCTACATAGGCCGTAGCGAATATGGAAGGTAATCCACTTGATTGATCGGAGTAGTTGTAGTGTGCACGGTGGTATCGGCTTGGTATCGTCGAACCACTTGGAGCGGCGACATATCGTGGGCAAGTAACCCTTGATCCATTTAATCCAGAACTGATCCAGCATGATCCGTATTTGGTTCCAATTAGTCCTTAGTGTTCGTCCGATATCCGCTACCGGTTCCTGTGGCGGTTGAACTACACCGTTAGAGCTCAACAGAAGGAAGTGGTTCGGCGTAAGAGCTTCATCATCTTCAGATTCCAACGGCACGAATGTCAAGGGTCGAGAGTTGATGATACCTTTCACTTCGGTTAATAGGGTCTGGAACGTCTCCTCATCCGGTGTTCTGCTGGTTGATAACGTCCGCAACGAAGTTTTCAGCGTCCGTACCATGCGCTCCCACACTCCTCCCATGTGGGGCGCAGCTGGAGGGTTGAAACGCCACTGGGTGTCTCGGTTTGTAAATGTTCCGGCTAATGTGTGGTTCAACGCTGTTATTTATTCCCGTAACTCCCTGCTAGCTCCAACAAAATTCGTGCCTTGGTCACTATAGATCTCCTGCGGTGCTCCTCTCCTTGCGACGAACCGCCTAATTGCTAACTTGCACGACTCGCTAGACATGCTGTAGGCAACCTCCAGATGGACGGCCCGTATGGTAAGGCAGGTAATCAGTACCACCCATCTCTTCACACTACTGCGGCCGATACGAATCCAAGTACGAATCAGAAAAGGCCCACAGTAGTCGATGCCAATAAGTGAATGGGCGCACGTACGGGGTCACCCTCGGAGCTGGAAGGGGCGCCATTCGCGGGGCCCGGGGTGCAGCACGATACACGGTACACCATGAGCAACGCTTGGCTATCTGCCGGACAAGGGTTCTTAAACTGGGAATGTGGAAGATCTGTCGAAGCTCGTTGATCACAGTTTCTCCGTAACCGTGTGCATACCGCCGATGAAAATGTTTGACGAGTAGTGGAGTAACGTGGTGCTGCTTTGGGAGCACCACAGGATACTTGGGTTCGTATGGAATCAATTTTGCTGCCTCGATTCGTCCTCCGTTATCGTCGAGAAAAACAGTCAGCTTGCTTAATGGGCTACTTTTCATCAACCTTTTGATTTCTCCTGGCGGTCGTTCCTTGTTTTTGCGTATCATCAACACTTCTTCGGAATATTCTTCGTTTTGCACCAGCCGCCACAGCAGCCTTCAACAGTTCATTTCTTGACAGTAGTCCAGTATCGGAAGATTCGGTTACAGGTTTTCGACGACAATGATCGATGAAGCGCAGTGCGTATCCTACCGTTCGTAGCAGTCGTTGATATCTTGAGAAGCGATGATAGTCAAATACGGGTTCCAAATATGCAAGATGGTGAGCGTGTATTGGTCGAATTTCTTCTTGGGTGTTTGTCGGCGAATATTTCTGTTCTGGCCATCCAGATTCATCCTCATAAAGGAACTCCGGACCTGTGAACCATCGGCTGTCGGACTGGAAGCTAGGTCCTTTACTCCACTTCGTTGCTTCATCTGCTACGTTACTCCGCGTTGGGACCCATCGCCATTCTTCCAGACTCGTCTCGCTAAGAATTTCGCTGACTCTGAAAGCTACGAATTGGCGGTATTTCCGCTGGTCCGAACGAAGCCAGGACTGCACTGTCTTAGAGTCACCCCATATCACACGACGGCTTATTGGGAGTGAGTGGTTTTCCTGTACCGCCTTCATTAGTCGGGCACCGATAACTGCGGCTTGCAATTCCAGACGAGGCACCGACATTGGATTTAGAGGAGCTACCTTTGTTTTGGCAGACACGAGAGCGCATCGTATCAGTCCTCGATCGACAATCCGGAAATAAGCGGTGCACGCGTACGCTTCCTCACTTGCGTCGACGAAAACGTGCAGTTCTAAGCACTCCAATCTGCGGGGATCGTATCCAGGGAAATAGCAGCGCGGAATCTTCACCTTGATAAGGTTTTGCAGCACATCCACCCAACGCCGCCACTTGCTGaccaattcttctggaatttgctCGTCCCAGTTCACCTTTGCTCTCCAAATGTCCTGGATTAAACATTTTCCGTGCACCACAAACGCTGCAACAAGCCCGAGAGGATCGAAGACGCTCATTACCACTCTTATCACTTGACGCTTTGTCGGAATGAATTCCCCCGCCAACAGTTGAAAAACTCCATCACGTAGTTTGAGAGTGAACGTGAATTCGTCTGGTTCTGCTAACCACGTCATTCCTAGTACTCGTTCTGAGCCGGTGGACTTTTCTGCAATGAAGCTCTTTGATACTTGTGATGCTTCTTCCCCGACCCGTCGAAGAACTTGTTTAGAACTTAACAGCCAATTTCGGATCTCGAAACCAGCACTTGCGTGAACCTACTTCACCTCGAGCGCTATGCGAGCCGCTTCCTCAACCGAATCCGAACTGTTGGCGTAGTCATCTTCGTAGGTGTTCTCCACAATAGCTGCAGCCGCGTCCGGGTATACCTGCTTCCACTCTTCGGCGTTTCTATTCTTCACGTACTGGGCAGAGCATGGCGAACATGTTGACCCAAACGTTGCAACATCCATCACATATTCCTGCATGGGTTCCCTGGAACTGTCCCGCCACAAGAAACGCTGAGCTTGTCGGTCCTCCGGTCGAATCAAGATCTGGTGGAACATTTCCTTTATGTCACCCGTAATGGCAACCTCTCGCAGACGGAAACGAAATAGCACGGACGGTAGCGAAGTGAATAGATCCGGTCCCTTGCATGACtttgagagtttacatgacatataacacaaatttacatgatatatcatgtaaaccatcataacactaagtttacatgactaaaatgaagtttacatgacgtgtaaatgtcattatttttatctgtgtagactCCATTGATTTTTGGGAACTGCTGGAACTCTCCAGACGTGAATTGTACTCCATGATCAGACACAAGCACTGATGGAATTCCGTAGATCGAAAAGAACTCGCGGCACACCTGGATCGttcacagatcgaaaaaggagtgtaaaattctgtgacatatgatgcacatgattggagcgtgggatatcacagaagtttacatgacatatcatgtaaaagtcataaaatatcatgtaaacttccattatatgtcatgtaaatcagcatgactctgtgtgtttacatgacatataacacaaatttacatgatatatcatgtaaaccatcataagagtaagtttacatgactaaactgaagtttacatgacgtgtaaatctcattatttttatctgtgttgtaGCAGTCGTAATGTTGTTGACTATTCTCGCCTTCGGCCACTTCGTGTACACATCCACGAGTACGATGACATACGTATTTCCGTACGGACAAGCAAAGTCAATGTGTATCTACACGCTCCAACGATTTCGAGGGGATTTCCCAACAATGACAAAGACTACAGTTGCGCACCAGGTCTTCAATAGATTTATCCAATCCTTCCCACCAGGCATACCCACATGAGCTAGGGACTTCAATCTGGTGATACCAAAGTGTGTAGAATGAAGTTCTGACAACACCATGCTTCGCATAATAGGAAGAACATAGAAGCGTATTATGCGTATGTGTATTATAGCATCAGAATCCATCCCTGCTGAAGAGTGAACTCCGATTGATCAACTCCAAAACGATCCGGGTTACCGTTCTTCAAACCCTGTAGAAGCACTTCACTGAAAATCCGCAGCAGTACCTTGTCGAAGTTGTTCCACGGTCAATGGCAATGTTTTAATAATGTTAACCTCCAGGAAATTCGTTTCTTCAACAATGGAGTCTGGCGGTTTCTGCTTCAGCGGCAATCTTGAAAAGGCATCAGCGTTTGCGAGTTGGTTTGttatcacactttttgtatgggacctattttttttttgtaagtgtCGTCATGTTCTTTaaaaccccctctcccccctaaaaagcgtgacataatttgtgtattgtCCCTTATATTTACAGCTCATTCACTTTTGTTTAACTTTTTCTAACAtttacttttcccatagtaacttTTCTAACAtttacttttcccatagtaacttttctaacagttttttttttctaaaaagtttCTAGGATCGAAACCACTTCcaaaaattttagaaatccttaGTATTTCCGGAGGCGCAGGTATAAGAAGAATCGCTGCGCTCATttgtatttatatatattttttaagtaGTTTTTAGAAAATCGCGGAAAAAATTGGTCAATTTGGGAAACTTTCAACAATTATAGACCTAGGTAAAAACTCCAGGAAATACTTGATAAAAGTGTGAAAAAAACTCACATCTCGATAAACCTGACCAGAATCCCCTACTAAACTAATAAAAACCAGTAACTTTATAGAAAttatagtttacagcatttttgaactcggtaagctgatgatcatttttggtgtagaatcatgccctgagttcgaaaacgtgaaacaaaaaaaaattacagtagagcggaatttttttcgactttccatacaaggttgatgatttgaaatcgatttttgttctatttttaagcaacgtcgctcccttcacacatctcattctccgtaatcaatgctccgattgagctgaattttttactgtaactcgcctgcatatggtatgtcaaataaacgcaaagaaataatttttagattgttttttccttattgaaaaaaatacatttcttcatatattttttggaaatttggccaaaatttaagaagatcgtccataaaactcgccaatatcttgaattccatcaatctgacgcaaaacctgtattcagatgatctaatggtattgtattcagcttttaatttatggaaaaagatatgaaattggttgaacaaaacgcaagatatttgaattttgttggaggctagtccaccatggccacgcaggccatagcgaggctagctccatcGATGCCTGtttttaaattacaatgaaaataaaacgctagacaccttccatcaaactagacggctgccgactgatacctcaatcagcaaccgtcacactctttattcattccaggtatatacaatttgactatcttctttaataacaacatacctacgccaacaaatctacctcgctccaacactccaaacccgtacctgaaggttcgacgctacccgagcgttcaacgctacctaacttccaacactcctccttagcgtcgcaaccttcgaaacacgatcacctcctcctggctcgaagctcctcctcactccaacgcttggcaagtggcccaactccgacgcttgcaccagctctacaccagttccgagctccgaccaggtccatctccgagctccaccttcatgttgtcttccggatcactcctcctgtcgccaacctcttcgtccagatgcgaccaccgagctgcatccgatccaacaatcctcgagctccgtccggtgaccagccagcagtcatccagttgacccgtatcgccaacattcccatggatcctgtcctccgttgcagccaatccatccgcccaaggatcccgtgctgcgactccgcggcttatgcggccgatccttctcccggtcgatacgtgctgtggaacacgtccctgggcccataacctgttggagctagtccaccatggccacgcaggccatagcgaggctagctccatcgatgcctgtttctaaattacaatgaaaataaaacgctagacatcttccatcaaactagacggctgccgactgatacctcaatcagcaaccgtcacactctttattcattccaggtatatacaatttgactatcttctttaataacaacatacctacgccaacaaatctacctcgctccaacactccaaacccgtacctgaaggttcgacgctacccgagcgttcaacgctacctaactt contains the following coding sequences:
- the LOC134286994 gene encoding uncharacterized protein LOC134286994 → MTWLAEPDEFTFTLKLRDGVFQLLAGEFIPTKRQVIRVVMSVFDPLGLVAAFVVHGKCLIQDIWRAKVNWDEQIPEELVSKWRRWVDVLQNLIKVKIPRCYFPGYDPRRLECLELHVFVDASEEAYACTAYFRIVDRGLIRCALVSAKTKVAPLNPMSVPRLELQAAVIGARLMKAVQENHSLPISRRVIWGDSKTVQSWLRSDQRKYRQFVAFRVSEILSETSLEEWRWVPTRSNVADEATKWSKGPSFQSDSRWFTGPEFLYEDESGWPEQKYSPTNTQEEIRPIHAHHLAYLEPVFDYHRFSRYQRLLRTVGYALRFIDHCRRKPVTESSDTGLLSRNELLKAAVAAGAKRRIFRRSVDDTQKQGTTARRNQKVDEK